A window of the Hordeum vulgare subsp. vulgare chromosome 5H, MorexV3_pseudomolecules_assembly, whole genome shotgun sequence genome harbors these coding sequences:
- the LOC123394914 gene encoding putative per-hexamer repeat protein 5, with translation MAAPALCFVLCMLLLCHGSTQAGKTVPGVTVAAGAKDGSMGTERFMGPAVDVSSNSRRRRELLGGTRETTTRDVFAPVTNPVTVPATNPASSGGIVTVPATNPGTGTGFATNPNLPPLYPEPSTMPAPFSNPVAAPTMPAPFTAPVTNPATTPTATPGTSPITNPATTYPGGSAGAGVGVGSVPTTPVYQAPATTVQPAAGGTGQSTWCVAKAGVTEAALQDGLDFACGMGGADCSALQPMGSCYNPNTIQAHASYAFNAYYQRSPSPASCDFGGAGMLVATNPSSGACMYQTSTGSSSGAVTGTTAGPVGVTPSFGPVGTTTGTGPAVGSGVSGSTVLNANTYPGGTSMYGPGNPTGFSDSGSGAASLNCSWVLSLIWIFTFAYVKMKV, from the exons ATGGCGGCTCCCGCTCTCTGCTTCGTCTTATGCATGCTCCTGCTCTGTCACGGTTCGACGCAGGCCGGGAAGACCGTGCCCGGCGTGACGGTGGCCGCCGGCGCCAAGGACGGATCGATGGGCACGGAGAGGTTCATGGGTCCTGCTGTGGACGTCTCGAGTAATTCGCGGCGCCGGCGGGAGCTCCTCGGGGGAACCAGGGAGACAACAACGCGTGACGTGTTCGCGCCGGTGACGAACCCAGTGACGGTGCCGGCAACGAACCCGGCGTCCTCGGGCGGCATCGTCACGGTGCCGGCGACCAACCCGGGCACGGGCACCGGGTTCGCGACCAACCCCAACCTGCCGCCGCTCTACCCAGAGCCGTCGACGATGCCGGCGCCGTTCTCGAACCCGGTCGCCGCGCCGACCATGCCAGCGCCGTTCACCGCCCCGGTCACCAACCCAGCCACGACGCCGACGGCGACGCCCGGCACGTCGCCAATCACCAACCCGGCCACGACATACCCGGGCGGCAGTGCCGGTGCCGGCGTCGGCGTCGGGAGCGTGCCGACGACCCCGGTGTACCAGGCGCCGGCGACGACGGTGCAGCCGGCGGCGGGGGGGACGGGGCAGTCCACGTGGTGCGTGGCGAAGGCCGGAGTGACGGAGGCGGCGCTGCAGGACGGGCTGGACTTCGCGTGCGGCATGGGCGGCGCCGACTGCTCGGCGCTGCAGCCCATGGGCAGCTGCTACAACCCCAACACGATCCAGGCGCACGCCTCCTACGCCTTCAACGCCTACTACCAGCGCAGCCCCTCGCCGGCCAGCTGCGACTTCGGCGGCGCCGGCATGCTCGTCGCCACCAACCCAA GTTCAGGAGCTTGCATGTACCAGACATCAACAGGATCAAG TTCCGGCGCCGTGACGGGCACCACCGCAGGGCCGGTGGGCGTGACGCCAAGCTTCGGGCCGGTGGGCACAACGACGGGGACAGGACCGGCGGTCGGCAGTGGAGTGTCGGGCTCGACGGTGCTGAACGCAAACACCTACCCCGGCGGGACCTCGATGTACGGCCCAGGCAACCCGACCGGCTTCTCTGACTCCGGCAGCGGCGCCGCCTCCCTGAACTGCAGCTGGGTCCTGTCTCTGATCTGGATATTCACCTTTGCTTATGTCAAGATGAAGGTTTAG
- the LOC123394916 gene encoding probable RNA 3'-terminal phosphate cyclase-like protein yields the protein MGREKSRRLSGSRDFRQRLVLATLTSTPIVIKDIRAGEGGLRPHEMSLLHLLDKVSDQHAIDVNDTGTKVGYKPGVIVGGKDLEHDCGVHRGIGYFIEPLVLLGLFARSPLSIRLKGITNDAKDPSVDTFRMVTLHMLKHFGVPLEGLELKIECRGTPPCGGGEVLLRVPNINSTLKAVNWVDEGMVKRIRGVTFATKVSPQIGTRIVYAARGLFNKFIPDVHIFTDHRVGLSGGLSTGYGLSVVAETTTGCLISADSSVSYPNVDKMSEQSKKPELMSPEDLGEQVASMLLEEVAQGGVVDSTHQGLLFMLCALCPPDVSKVRVGQLTPHAIESLRNIKEFLDVKFIIKPDPNSNTVILKCVGAGVKNLARKIS from the exons ATGGGCCGTGAGAAGTCCCGGAGGCTCTCCGGCAGCCGAGACTTCCGGCAGCGGCTGGTGCTGGCGACGCTCACCTCCACCCCCATCGTCATCAAGGACATCCGCGCCGGCGAGGGCGGCCTCCGCCCGCACGAGATgtccctcctccacctcctcgacAAGGTCTCCGACCAGCACGCCATCGACGTCAACGACACAG GGACGAAGGTTGGGTACAAGCCCGGGGTGATCGTCGGCGGGAAGGACCTGGAGCACGACTGCGGGGTGCACCGCGGGATCGGCTACTTCATCGAGCCGCTCGTTCTGCTCGGCCTCTTCGCCAGGTCGCCCTTGTCCATTCGGCTCAAAG GAATCACAAATGATGCAAAGGACCCTTCTGTGGATACTTTCCGGATGGTTACGTTGCATATGCTCAAGCATTTTGGTGTTCCTCTTGAGGGGCTGGAGCTCAAAATTGAATGCCGGGGAACTCCTccctgtggtggtggtgaagtgcTTCTTCGAGTCCCCAATATAAACAGTACATTAAAG GCAGTCAATTGGGTTGATGAAGGCATGGTAAAGAGGATAAGAGGTGTGACATTCGCCACCAAAGTATCTCCACAGATTGGAACCCGTATCGTCTATGCTGCACGTGGACTCTTCAATAAGTtcattccagatgttcatatctTCACCGATCATAGAGTTGGTTTATCTGGTGGATT GTCAACAGGCTATGGCTTATCTGTAGTTGCCGAAACCACAACAGGCTGTCTGATTTCTGCAGATTCTTCCGTGAGTTATCCCAATGTTGATAAAATGAGTGAACAATCCAAGAAGCCTGAGCTAATGTCTCCAGAGGATCTTGGTGAGCAAGTTGCATCGATGCTGCTAGAAGAGGTGGCTCAAGGAGGAGTTGTTGACTCAACACATCAG GGCCTTCTGTTCATGTTGTGCGCTCTCTGCCCGCCCGATGTGTCAAAGGTACGCGTGGGACAGCTGACACCGCACGCTATAGAATCACTTCGAAACATCAAGGAGTTCCTTGATGTCAAGTTCATCATCAAGCCTGACCCAAACTCAAACACGGTTATTCTAAAATGTGTTGGTGCCGGAGTGAAGAATCTTGCTCGGAAGATTTCATAA